The following is a genomic window from Myxocyprinus asiaticus isolate MX2 ecotype Aquarium Trade chromosome 38, UBuf_Myxa_2, whole genome shotgun sequence.
AACACCAATCTTATCGGCCCACCGTGTGTTTATACACTGCATATTTTAGAAGTTTCGAGATTTGTGAATTGTTAGAATTGTTTTGCAAAAGTAGTGGATAACACAATCCTAAATTCACTAAGAGGTTTATAATCATCAATATTAATAGAATAGTAAATAATGAGGAATTATGCAGTGCACAAACGGTGAAACAACTTACTACTGTTGGTTTCCAGCTGGCTCCTCCATGAGAGTATGACTTTTTCTGCCATTTAAAGGCCACCATTCCCCTTCCCTGAAGAAGTGTGGCACATATATTCCTGAACAATCGCGAGACCAAGGCTAGCTGGGACAGGGTGAAACTATCCAGGTAACCAGCAATGTGGCAAAGCACCTCAAAGGGAAGGTTACTAAGAGAATCTTCATATCTCACATGTGTCTTTAGTGCACTGGTGGTCTGGGAATCATTGGTTAGAGATACAGGAACTTCAGGTCTTAGGGTGAAAATGCTGAGGTCTTGGTTATAGAAGACTGTGGCTGTTTGTGTTGCAGGGTGGAGTCTTCGTTGACTAAAGGTGCAACCGAGGTAGGCCAAAGGGCATCTCTGCTCAAACCAGCCACTCAAACAGGACTGAATATCTGAATGCACATTCTTAAAATGGTAGGCAAACTCATCCCGCCGAAAGAAATGGCCACACAGGAATGTGAATGCAGAGGTTGTTTTGTTGTGTCTGAGAGTAACGGTTTCTGTATCAAGCTGAACGTGAAGTTTTAAATCCCTGTCTGCTGTAACTTCAGACAGGGTTGCATTATACTTGAAGGGAGTTGTGGAAAAGTTATATGTCTGTGTTGCAATGTCAACATAAAGTCCATCTGTTGGCACCGTTTCACTTATTTTATGGCCCCTTATCTCAGCTTCTGCAGAGCAGAGTAAGGTTGCAAACATCTCATCCATCTCCTGGCCATCTTTCTCAGGCTCACCAAAATCAGACGTGCCTACGTTCTTGTGCTCGGTCATCACCTTCGTGGAGGTATCTTTAAATTGGATGCGTTTTTGTTTGTAACTAATAGGAACTTTGAAGGAACAAAGAGTCTGGACTGGTATCGGCTCCAGATTCCCATAGACGAAATCTCTTTCTCTGGGCGTACAAGCATCCATTTGTCCAAAGGAGATCAGCATGCGACCATGGTGCACAATATACATGTTGAATTCTCTGGGGTTCACCTGCTGCCCAAGTCTCTCCAGGACACCATCCTGCCAAGGTGCAAGTCCAGTTTTAGATACATCTACATTGGATGTGTTTTCACCTTCTGGTTGTCTTTCAGGCTCTATGGCAGCTCCTTGCTGCTTTGTGATGGCTGGGTTAGAGGAACTTTTAGATGGTGCCGTTTCTCCTTTCTTATCTTTTTTTGATGCCTCAACCCCTGCCTGCTTGCAACCACCCCTTTCCATACTAAACATCTTTTCAAACAAATTGTACTTTTCCTTGTCAACAGCACAGTTGAAGGCTGCATCTATATTCAGTGCTTTCTCACAATCTTTAGAAGGTCCATTTACTAAAACTGGACCTTCATTTCCATTGTGCATCCTGTTAGACAGGGTCTCTCCTCCTACCGCTCCCTCTTCCTCTGTTGGATTGGGTTCCTCTTCTCGTTCCTCCATTAACTCAGGAAAACAGCTCCTCATTTTCAACCTGGCACATAAATGTTTCTGGTCTCTCAGTGCCATGGAAAGGTCTAGTGATTTCTGCTCATGGATTTCTTTCAGGACGTTAATATACAGGGGTGCATCGGGGTTCTCGACAGGCCAGCGGTTCCACTCCATTGAACAGCATATCACGCTCGCAGGACACACCTCCAAGTGTTTGGCCAGCCTAGAGCGACACATGGTGAAAGGGCAACCATAATGAGCATTAAGACAGGGCACTTTCTCATTTGGACACAGAAGGGAGTGTTCATCCTCTTTGCACATGTGGAAAGTGGCACCACAAAGCAAGCGGCAGTTGATGACCATGCATGACATAGAAATCTCTATGGGGGCTTTGCAGTGACGGCTGTAACAGGTATCACAATGCCTGTGCAGCTTTGGACCAGTTCTCCTATACCGTCTCTGTAGGAAAACAAAATACTTTCACTCATTATAAATTTGAAactgtaaaataattatattaataggcTATATTGACATAAAGACGAAAGTATAGTTACACTCAGATGTTTCATATTTGGatagtttaatattaataaataataactgcACTCTAGTTTCCATTCTACATCATAATACATCCTAAAGTGATGCAGATCTGTTTTGTAATCTAAATAAGTACCATGCCATACATTTTGACATGCAAAACTAAACATGAGCATACCTGTTAATCAGTAAGGAGAAAATCAATAAGCATACCATTATTATCTGAAGCAGTGTACGTGAGCAACAGTAGTTTCTGAAAAAGGAGAGTTGCACCTTATTCAATGAAACAAATGTATTTGTCTTATCTGCATACACACATCAATAACAGCTACAGTAATTCAACTATCTAATACTTACACATTAGGTAGTGTTGGAAAATATGATATTTTCTTTGAAAGGTTACCTGATTTGATGAGACCTTTTTGTGAACTTGACGTATAGCGTTGGAAACAGCTCCGACAGGAAAACAGTAACTTACCTAAAGGTTGAACCATGTCTCAAGAAGTTGCACAACCACAGCTGAGCATTCCAAGAGACCTTTCTAAAGAACAGGATTGTGGGTCGTGATAAAAATAGTCTCCTCAGCTGACAGAAGCAAGTTGCATGACATCTAGATGCTGTGGGAAAGTTCTGACAAGTGACGAACATTACCAGATAAAAAGGAcgctattataatttttttccccgtTAACCTCACCAAAATCAAAGCCCTGTCCAAAGATAGAGGTCAATCGAAGAGGACAGGACAGATCTGAGGACAGCATAAACGCAAGCTTATTATAGGTGTTACATAAGTGATCCAACAGATGGCACTCTTTTTATTTAATAGGACTGGGGCGCCCACCCATCCAAGAACATCTGACAAATGGAGTTTCTTACAACTTGGTATGAggtatattttcattaaaaaattaaatgaaagaaaaataaatacatattaaaaagTTACTTACACTGTAAGAGATCCCATATTAATTTGTACtatgtatttgttgtaaaataGTAGGCTAACAATTACTGTAGTGGCCTAACATTTTGGCTGAAACTGTGTTTACTAAATGGTTATAAATCTTTGTAAGTGTAATTTTCCTCCAGGTGTTATTTGGCCATCATTAGATTCTACAGCTCAAAACTCTGTGATATTTAGACCTAGTATTGTAGGGCACGATGAGCTAAAggcacattaaaggtgcactcagtcatttttcctaaagacatgaattgtaattttgcaatatatgtaggaaatcatgagcactcacattaaaatgaagactccagtcatataagtaaccttataaaagctgttttattctacatggaaagggtccacacatagaatcacatgaccagccgaatactactcacttaatctcagtaaccgtcctgttatttgacactttcactcatcgATTAAAGTAATCAAGGCTGACTGTTCAAGgcttacatttctacaatggcatcttaaACGGAAAACTTTAGATTTTAATTGAAGCTGCTTCCAAGCCACTAGATATCAGcgcaagtccaagatgacaaaaagaCAAGAGTGCATCTTTAAGGAAaatttgcttcttcttttttttctggtcacaaagtgtatcaagattgaaaataactgatttatttttaatgaatattgatggagcaacaaaatttgttggggaaaaaattaaaacagcaggttgttttgattaaaatgtatttatttatttaaaggtggcgagggggccttttaccccacacttggggtaaaaggcccccagggggtttATAGTGATATCATGTATCATAGGGGCAAAAGTTATTTGAATTTAACAACTTAGGTAAATTCTTTGGAGACAGCAAGATGTTTtgtgtaacaaattaagataatacttattcaaaataactacttcagaaaagggttaaccatttcctgttcatttgaatcacatttaacatttcataacatctccagtattctaaacaaattaatctccattgtgattggatcagttaatgtgagtccactttgaacattttcataacaaatcttttcccaccacttaagaaaaacaatgtgttttatgggggtcTTTTACCCCtgaatcaggttttttttttatttattttttatcccaaaTATTATATTTCCACTAATTGGATGgctattaaaaaacttttgattaatcactttgaacaaaactgaaaataacaaatcaataaatgtgatcattttagggattctcattagctacataaatctgtaacataaaaaaaaagatcaaattacctcaaaatcaacatttacagttgcaatcgaaattattcaacccctccaagacagtaaggatttacaaaggtaagcttttctgatgacccagaatttttaaactttacatctatatcagttgagtgacacattcaaagtcatagtgtgaatatataacctaatatttgtaaatagcaggattttttaaaaatacagcc
Proteins encoded in this region:
- the fbxo40.2 gene encoding F-box only protein 40 isoform X1, whose product is MFVTCQNFPTASRCHATCFCQLRRLFLSRPTILFFRKVSWNAQLWLCNFLRHGSTFRNYCCSRTLLQIIMRRYRRTGPKLHRHCDTCYSRHCKAPIEISMSCMVINCRLLCGATFHMCKEDEHSLLCPNEKVPCLNAHYGCPFTMCRSRLAKHLEVCPASVICCSMEWNRWPVENPDAPLYINVLKEIHEQKSLDLSMALRDQKHLCARLKMRSCFPELMEEREEEPNPTEEEGAVGGETLSNRMHNGNEGPVLVNGPSKDCEKALNIDAAFNCAVDKEKYNLFEKMFSMERGGCKQAGVEASKKDKKGETAPSKSSSNPAITKQQGAAIEPERQPEGENTSNVDVSKTGLAPWQDGVLERLGQQVNPREFNMYIVHHGRMLISFGQMDACTPRERDFVYGNLEPIPVQTLCSFKVPISYKQKRIQFKDTSTKVMTEHKNVGTSDFGEPEKDGQEMDEMFATLLCSAEAEIRGHKISETVPTDGLYVDIATQTYNFSTTPFKYNATLSEVTADRDLKLHVQLDTETVTLRHNKTTSAFTFLCGHFFRRDEFAYHFKNVHSDIQSCLSGWFEQRCPLAYLGCTFSQRRLHPATQTATVFYNQDLSIFTLRPEVPVSLTNDSQTTSALKTHVRYEDSLSNLPFEVLCHIAGYLDSFTLSQLALVSRLFRNICATLLQGRGMVAFKWQKKSYSHGGASWKPTVVWEFSSLFSKVGNWCIGDTPSMAEHLKHCPFYQTELKTEPFALTSMNDNKKEERHSLVTLLMGQK
- the fbxo40.2 gene encoding F-box only protein 40 isoform X2 is translated as MRRYRRTGPKLHRHCDTCYSRHCKAPIEISMSCMVINCRLLCGATFHMCKEDEHSLLCPNEKVPCLNAHYGCPFTMCRSRLAKHLEVCPASVICCSMEWNRWPVENPDAPLYINVLKEIHEQKSLDLSMALRDQKHLCARLKMRSCFPELMEEREEEPNPTEEEGAVGGETLSNRMHNGNEGPVLVNGPSKDCEKALNIDAAFNCAVDKEKYNLFEKMFSMERGGCKQAGVEASKKDKKGETAPSKSSSNPAITKQQGAAIEPERQPEGENTSNVDVSKTGLAPWQDGVLERLGQQVNPREFNMYIVHHGRMLISFGQMDACTPRERDFVYGNLEPIPVQTLCSFKVPISYKQKRIQFKDTSTKVMTEHKNVGTSDFGEPEKDGQEMDEMFATLLCSAEAEIRGHKISETVPTDGLYVDIATQTYNFSTTPFKYNATLSEVTADRDLKLHVQLDTETVTLRHNKTTSAFTFLCGHFFRRDEFAYHFKNVHSDIQSCLSGWFEQRCPLAYLGCTFSQRRLHPATQTATVFYNQDLSIFTLRPEVPVSLTNDSQTTSALKTHVRYEDSLSNLPFEVLCHIAGYLDSFTLSQLALVSRLFRNICATLLQGRGMVAFKWQKKSYSHGGASWKPTVVWEFSSLFSKVGNWCIGDTPSMAEHLKHCPFYQTELKTEPFALTSMNDNKKEERHSLVTLLMGQK